From Kiritimatiellia bacterium, a single genomic window includes:
- a CDS encoding glycosyltransferase family 4 protein, whose protein sequence is MAEKIGLVSTRFAGTDGVSLEADKWAKVLTEDGHLCFWYAGRIDRDPQVSFCVPEAFFNHPENVWINDNIHGKTARPSLVTERIKRMASYLKETLYAFLDKFGIDMLVLENVSAIPMHVPLGIAVAELIAETHIPAIGHHHDFYWERTRFAVNAINDYLDMAFPPRDNDLQHVVINTVAQEELARRKAVPAMVVPNVLNFENPPPPVDAYASDLRAEIGLAPDDIMILQPTRVIPRKGIGHAINLVQMLDNPKCKLVITHEAGDEGLEYRDMLAGFARRSGVDARFIATRITEVRQINQENKKTYTLWDLYPHADFVTYPSLYEGFGNAFLESVYFRKPILVNRYSNFTLDIEPKGFRVPLIEGYLTREIVAEVRRIIEDADYRRKMVEHNYAVAARYFSYTLLRRCLRTLLTNVRGLPLKK, encoded by the coding sequence ATGGCTGAAAAGATAGGATTAGTCTCAACGCGTTTTGCAGGGACGGACGGCGTGTCGCTGGAGGCGGACAAATGGGCCAAGGTGCTGACCGAGGACGGCCATTTGTGTTTCTGGTACGCGGGGCGCATTGACCGCGATCCGCAGGTAAGCTTCTGCGTTCCGGAGGCTTTTTTCAACCACCCCGAAAACGTGTGGATCAACGATAATATTCACGGTAAAACCGCGCGCCCCAGCCTGGTCACGGAGAGAATCAAGCGGATGGCTTCCTACCTGAAGGAAACTCTTTACGCTTTTCTGGACAAGTTCGGAATAGACATGCTCGTCCTGGAAAACGTGTCGGCCATCCCGATGCATGTGCCGCTGGGCATCGCGGTGGCGGAGCTTATCGCGGAGACGCATATTCCCGCCATCGGTCACCATCACGATTTTTACTGGGAGCGCACGCGCTTTGCCGTCAATGCGATTAATGATTACCTGGACATGGCTTTTCCGCCGCGCGACAACGACCTGCAGCACGTGGTCATCAACACCGTTGCCCAGGAGGAATTGGCGCGCCGCAAGGCGGTGCCGGCCATGGTCGTGCCCAATGTCCTTAATTTTGAAAATCCGCCGCCGCCGGTTGACGCTTATGCCTCGGATTTGCGCGCCGAGATAGGGCTGGCGCCGGACGATATCATGATTTTACAGCCAACCCGCGTCATCCCGCGCAAAGGCATTGGCCACGCCATTAACCTCGTCCAAATGCTTGACAACCCGAAATGCAAACTCGTTATTACCCATGAAGCCGGCGACGAGGGCCTGGAATACCGCGATATGCTTGCCGGCTTTGCCCGCCGGTCCGGGGTGGACGCCCGCTTTATTGCCACGCGCATTACCGAGGTGCGCCAGATCAATCAGGAAAATAAAAAAACCTATACTTTGTGGGACTTGTATCCGCACGCCGATTTTGTTACTTATCCGAGCCTGTATGAAGGGTTCGGCAACGCCTTTCTGGAGTCCGTTTATTTCAGGAAACCGATCCTGGTCAACCGGTACAGCAATTTTACGCTGGATATAGAGCCGAAAGGGTTCCGCGTCCCGCTCATTGAAGGATATCTTACCAGAGAAATCGTGGCGGAAGTGCGGCGCATCATTGAGGACGCCGATTACCGCCGCAAAATGGTGGAACATAATTATGCCGTGGCGGCGCGCTATTTCAGCTACACCCTCCTGCGCCGCTGTCTGCGGACATTGCTGACAAACGTCAGAGGTTTGCCTTTAAAAAAATGA